In Deinococcus sp. QL22, a genomic segment contains:
- a CDS encoding ATP-binding protein, translating to MSSSPGAATPLSLSQHLQDVTEHLAGARTPQQVFDMILPLTLEALGAVAGVVLLINPAGDQLKIAATWGHETSAPSLWQNGPFDDQTPAGAVLVTREALYFESAAALNAVYPHLEARTGGVAAVTTAVVPIFLEDQALGSLILDFTAPHHFTAEEQHFLRILGAQCALAFNRMRLVADLQQQVHLRTAQLEEQVRAQDAFVAYTEAAGAETDVLQLAQQAVGVLTARFPECSSGYYALEGQLWTLQMHSEDLYATPELLHDLRSGLPLDTPLFAAAVQTGEPVFVDAWDAQREQIERADMYGTVAIYPLSQGGTLRGMFALGLKWQDRWEDRDRAVFRAVGRSLQLALERAEQARAFQTQNALLNARTQALEGFANLIQDLALETDRYALIRRAEQVVMSLLPDGYALYYEREEGRWRNKVQTGVLGTEPQQAAALQAVVDAGFPYDVPESLTVPWASQQPYYQDQYKRGGDTDAALVQHVSTVASLPVKVHGNIIGILAFVVFASNPWTPIEKAVMETVVRSLGLALERAQGLENLAQASRFNELILSNVGEGLTGVDLQGCTTFANPAALQLLGYAAAEFIGQPQHALIHHTRADGSPYPRDTCPIYAAFTAGQTQTVQGDVFWRKDGTSFPVEYTSTPIRNEAGQMTGAVLVFRDITQRQQAEAALHDSHQELQRSNAELEQFAYIASHDLQAPIRTVTSFAGIIERKYGSALDDRGRLYLQQIVNGGEHMKRLVDDLLAFSRVHTERRDLQSTDAGQVFDGVAQRLQDEVPGAVLKRGDLPVVLADAQQLDRLLQNLMSNGLKYQREGSVPDIHVSAQREGRFWRFAVSDNGIGIEPQYYERIFEIFQRLHGRETYAGTGIGLAVCKKIVERHGGRLWLDSTLGVGSTFFFTLPSTGG from the coding sequence ATGTCTTCTTCGCCCGGCGCAGCCACGCCGCTTTCTCTGAGTCAGCACTTGCAAGACGTGACCGAGCACTTGGCCGGGGCCCGAACCCCACAGCAAGTCTTTGACATGATCTTGCCGCTAACGTTGGAGGCTTTGGGTGCGGTGGCCGGTGTGGTGCTGTTGATCAACCCTGCAGGCGACCAGTTGAAGATCGCCGCCACCTGGGGCCATGAGACCTCAGCGCCGAGTCTTTGGCAAAATGGGCCATTTGACGACCAAACTCCTGCTGGAGCGGTGTTGGTTACCCGTGAGGCGCTGTACTTTGAGTCTGCGGCCGCGCTCAACGCTGTGTACCCCCACCTGGAAGCGCGTACCGGTGGGGTCGCCGCGGTCACGACGGCCGTGGTGCCGATTTTCCTGGAGGATCAGGCCTTGGGCAGCCTGATTTTGGACTTTACTGCTCCTCATCACTTCACCGCCGAGGAGCAGCACTTCCTGCGGATTCTCGGGGCGCAATGTGCTTTGGCCTTTAACCGGATGCGCCTGGTGGCTGACCTGCAGCAGCAGGTCCACCTCCGCACGGCGCAGCTCGAAGAGCAGGTGCGGGCTCAAGACGCCTTCGTGGCCTACACCGAAGCGGCGGGGGCAGAAACAGACGTGCTGCAGCTCGCCCAGCAAGCGGTGGGCGTGCTGACAGCGCGTTTTCCCGAGTGTTCCAGTGGGTACTACGCTCTAGAAGGCCAGCTGTGGACCCTTCAGATGCACAGCGAGGATCTGTATGCCACGCCAGAATTGCTGCACGACTTGCGCTCCGGGTTACCCTTGGATACACCCCTCTTTGCCGCAGCGGTGCAGACCGGTGAGCCGGTCTTCGTGGATGCGTGGGACGCCCAGCGGGAGCAGATAGAGCGGGCCGATATGTACGGTACGGTGGCTATCTATCCACTCAGTCAAGGCGGGACGTTGCGCGGCATGTTCGCGCTGGGCCTGAAGTGGCAGGACCGCTGGGAAGATCGCGACCGAGCGGTCTTTCGGGCCGTCGGACGGAGCTTACAACTGGCCTTAGAGCGGGCCGAGCAAGCCCGGGCCTTCCAAACTCAAAATGCGTTGCTGAACGCCCGCACCCAAGCTCTTGAAGGGTTTGCGAATCTGATTCAAGATCTGGCGTTGGAAACCGATCGTTATGCCCTCATTCGACGCGCCGAGCAAGTTGTCATGTCGCTCTTACCGGACGGTTATGCGCTGTATTACGAGCGGGAAGAGGGGCGCTGGCGGAACAAGGTGCAGACGGGGGTGCTGGGCACCGAACCCCAGCAAGCCGCTGCGCTGCAGGCGGTGGTGGATGCCGGGTTTCCCTATGATGTCCCAGAGAGCCTGACCGTTCCTTGGGCAAGCCAGCAGCCGTACTATCAGGATCAGTACAAGCGGGGAGGAGACACCGACGCGGCCTTGGTGCAGCATGTCAGTACGGTCGCCAGTCTGCCGGTGAAGGTGCACGGCAACATCATTGGCATTCTGGCCTTCGTGGTGTTTGCCTCCAATCCGTGGACACCGATCGAGAAGGCCGTGATGGAAACGGTGGTGCGCAGCCTGGGCCTCGCCTTGGAGCGGGCTCAAGGGCTCGAGAACTTGGCACAGGCGTCACGCTTCAACGAATTGATCCTGAGCAATGTGGGCGAGGGCTTGACGGGCGTGGATTTGCAGGGCTGCACGACCTTCGCCAATCCCGCGGCCCTGCAGCTCTTGGGCTACGCGGCGGCCGAATTCATCGGTCAGCCGCAACACGCTCTTATTCACCACACCCGCGCAGACGGCAGCCCGTATCCCCGCGACACCTGCCCCATCTATGCGGCGTTTACGGCCGGCCAGACCCAGACGGTGCAGGGCGATGTCTTTTGGCGCAAAGACGGCACCAGCTTCCCGGTGGAGTACACCAGCACCCCCATTCGCAATGAGGCCGGCCAAATGACTGGGGCCGTACTGGTGTTTCGGGACATCACGCAGCGTCAGCAAGCGGAGGCGGCCCTACACGACAGCCATCAGGAATTGCAGCGCAGTAACGCCGAGCTCGAGCAGTTCGCGTACATCGCTTCACACGATTTGCAGGCTCCGATCCGGACGGTGACCAGTTTCGCGGGCATAATTGAGCGCAAATACGGTTCTGCACTGGATGACCGGGGGCGGCTGTACCTGCAACAGATCGTGAACGGCGGGGAGCACATGAAACGGCTGGTGGATGATCTGCTGGCGTTCTCGCGGGTGCACACCGAACGGCGTGACCTGCAGTCCACCGATGCGGGCCAGGTGTTTGATGGGGTGGCCCAGCGGCTCCAGGACGAAGTGCCGGGAGCGGTGCTTAAACGGGGGGATTTACCTGTAGTGTTGGCGGACGCCCAACAACTGGATCGACTGTTGCAAAACCTGATGTCCAATGGGCTGAAATACCAGCGTGAGGGGAGCGTGCCTGACATTCACGTCTCGGCCCAGCGAGAGGGCCGCTTCTGGCGGTTTGCGGTGTCAGACAACGGCATTGGCATTGAGCCGCAATATTACGAGCGCATTTTTGAGATTTTCCAGCGCTTGCATGGACGGGAGACCTATGCCGGCACGGGGATTGGGCTGGCGGTGTGCAAGAAGATTGTGGAGCGGCACGGCGGGCGGCTGTGGCTGGACAGCACTCTGGGAGTAGGCAGTACGTTCTTCTTTACCCTCCCCAGCACAGGCGGTTAG
- a CDS encoding HD domain-containing phosphohydrolase → MTDSPTTPLIFSPLSGSTAPFQALIEYSADLITLFDRDGRILYQSPSVQRHLGCERNPTAEGHHVDFTALHLEDRERISQQLMRLLPGVTVSLSPYRLQHANGSWCWLEGTAINLLHDPSMGAILVQARDATLRVHADRRARALEGLSTVLASTNTTSEVVQVILLQGLESMGASAGSVMLVNPDRQHVDVLGSAGYPARDERPWRRFPLESPVPAADAIREGRDLFLTREDWLSLYPQWQHLLTPTSGSHAVLTLRMNGHVMGAITLSFAENAALSETQRRYLRTIAAQCALALERSELNARLQQQERFYRKITEYSHDLVSIIGLDGVTQYISPAMMPMLGYTPEERVGGNAFDGIHPEDLGRVMQVFQEAVISQVPVLATYRFQHKAGHWVWLESTGVNSTDDPDIGGVMINTRDVTVRIEAEKTLHLQLRRFQHLVHLTADFAAQDSLEQLIQAALEHCLDLTAYDYGFFFPIDGNSPTKPLRAGQVADELFAWTTPWARAHRTGAVGQALRRQVAFFAGPAEPVFNPPEALPRRIWTSLAVLPIVTREVLRGFLAFGTNDAVDVDEDSRRLLLGVGEQTSRVVERSVHLNELQQSREETLRAMGLALEYRDYETKGHTDRVVAFTEQLGRVLGFSGADLDALRWGAFLHDTGKVAIPDAILLKPGKLTPEEWDVIKRHPGIGYEMLEHIPSLPPTTLDVVLYHQERWNGSGYPKGLAGTDIPLAARVFAVIDVYDALTSERPYKKAWTHQEAAEQLRQEAGVLLDERVVQAFLHIVDPEGEPFTQTTEVSP, encoded by the coding sequence GTGACTGATTCCCCCACCACGCCATTGATCTTCAGCCCCCTGTCCGGTAGCACCGCACCTTTTCAGGCCCTGATCGAGTACAGTGCTGACCTGATTACCCTGTTCGACCGGGACGGCCGCATCCTGTATCAGAGCCCGTCCGTTCAGCGGCACCTAGGCTGCGAGCGCAATCCCACGGCTGAGGGGCACCATGTGGACTTCACCGCCCTCCACCTGGAAGACCGTGAACGCATTTCCCAGCAGCTGATGCGGTTGCTGCCCGGCGTCACCGTGAGCCTGTCTCCTTACCGCCTCCAGCACGCCAACGGGAGTTGGTGCTGGCTAGAAGGGACGGCCATCAACCTGCTGCACGATCCCAGCATGGGCGCCATTCTCGTGCAGGCCCGCGACGCGACTCTCCGCGTTCATGCCGATCGGCGGGCCCGCGCCCTGGAAGGTCTCAGCACCGTGCTGGCCAGCACGAACACCACGTCCGAGGTCGTGCAGGTCATCCTCCTCCAAGGCCTGGAATCCATGGGCGCCAGTGCGGGCAGCGTGATGCTGGTGAATCCAGATCGGCAGCACGTGGACGTGCTGGGAAGTGCGGGGTATCCTGCCCGTGACGAGCGCCCGTGGCGGCGCTTTCCCCTGGAGAGCCCTGTCCCCGCAGCAGATGCGATTCGGGAAGGGCGAGACCTGTTCCTGACGCGTGAGGACTGGCTGTCCCTGTATCCGCAGTGGCAACATCTTCTCACGCCGACCAGTGGGAGCCATGCGGTGCTCACCCTGCGGATGAACGGGCACGTGATGGGTGCGATCACCCTCTCGTTCGCAGAGAACGCGGCGCTGAGCGAAACACAACGCCGGTACCTGCGTACCATCGCCGCTCAGTGCGCCCTGGCACTGGAGCGCAGCGAGTTGAATGCGCGACTTCAGCAGCAGGAGCGCTTCTACCGCAAAATCACCGAATACAGTCACGACCTGGTCAGCATCATTGGGCTGGATGGAGTGACCCAGTACATCAGCCCGGCCATGATGCCCATGCTGGGCTACACGCCAGAGGAACGGGTCGGCGGCAATGCGTTCGACGGGATCCATCCGGAAGATCTCGGCCGGGTGATGCAGGTCTTCCAGGAAGCAGTCATTTCCCAAGTTCCAGTCCTGGCCACCTACCGCTTTCAGCACAAGGCGGGCCACTGGGTGTGGCTGGAATCGACCGGCGTCAACTCGACTGATGATCCGGACATTGGGGGGGTGATGATCAATACGCGCGACGTCACGGTACGGATTGAAGCCGAGAAGACCCTGCACCTGCAGCTGCGCCGCTTTCAGCACCTGGTTCATCTCACGGCGGACTTCGCTGCCCAGGACTCGTTGGAGCAGCTGATTCAGGCCGCGCTGGAACACTGCCTGGATCTCACCGCGTACGACTACGGCTTCTTCTTTCCCATTGATGGGAACAGCCCGACCAAACCGCTTCGGGCCGGACAGGTGGCCGACGAGCTCTTCGCTTGGACGACCCCGTGGGCCAGAGCCCACCGCACGGGGGCAGTTGGGCAGGCCTTGCGGCGCCAGGTAGCGTTCTTCGCTGGACCAGCTGAGCCCGTGTTCAATCCGCCCGAGGCTTTGCCCCGACGGATCTGGACTTCTCTGGCGGTGTTGCCCATCGTGACGCGGGAGGTGCTGCGCGGCTTCCTGGCGTTCGGCACGAACGACGCGGTGGACGTGGACGAGGATAGCCGGCGGCTGCTGCTGGGGGTGGGGGAGCAGACCAGCCGGGTGGTGGAGCGCAGCGTTCACTTGAACGAACTCCAGCAATCGCGCGAAGAGACCCTGCGGGCCATGGGTCTGGCGCTGGAGTACCGCGATTACGAGACCAAAGGGCACACCGACCGCGTGGTGGCTTTCACCGAGCAACTGGGCCGGGTTCTGGGGTTCTCTGGCGCTGACCTGGACGCCCTGCGCTGGGGCGCGTTCCTGCATGATACGGGGAAAGTTGCCATTCCCGACGCGATCTTGCTCAAGCCGGGCAAGCTCACACCGGAGGAGTGGGACGTGATCAAGCGGCACCCGGGGATTGGGTACGAGATGCTGGAACACATTCCCTCTCTGCCGCCGACCACCCTGGACGTGGTGCTGTACCACCAGGAGCGCTGGAATGGCAGCGGGTACCCGAAGGGTCTGGCTGGCACGGATATTCCGCTCGCGGCCCGGGTCTTTGCCGTGATTGATGTCTATGACGCCCTGACCAGTGAGCGGCCTTACAAGAAGGCATGGACACATCAGGAGGCTGCCGAGCAGCTTCGCCAGGAGGCCGGGGTCTTGCTGGATGAACGGGTGGTTCAGGCCTTCCTGCACATCGTGGATCCGGAGGGCGAACCCTTCACGCAGACCACCGAGGTTTCGCCGTGA
- a CDS encoding sensor domain-containing diguanylate cyclase has product MTIPSLASAPPDGLIWSQARLEALYRYGILDTDPEPQFDRIVRLAARHFGMPMALTSLIDADRQWFKARVGLQDTQTPLGNSICAVTIQQPGTLVIPDAQLDPRIRLYDAVTGEPHVRFYAGSPLITPDGHKLGTLCVLDRQPRTFTAEDEADLEDFAALVMDEFSLRRAVNELSHLALNDPLTGLPNRMHQRQHLSQAMRRAERAGERVVLALLDLNGFKGVNDTLGHAAGDALLVQVGQRLRDTLATSDLVARLGGDEFTVVLTDLRSPRGAEVAMKRVQQAFTVPFVVAGQSVDVNWSIGMAVFPDDTVEQEQLLRLADQAMYTAKRARDGRPHWNRRPTPV; this is encoded by the coding sequence ATGACGATCCCGTCGCTGGCTTCAGCCCCACCTGACGGCCTGATTTGGAGCCAGGCGCGACTGGAAGCCCTCTACCGCTACGGCATTCTCGATACCGACCCGGAACCACAGTTTGACCGGATCGTGCGGCTTGCCGCACGGCACTTCGGCATGCCGATGGCCTTGACCAGCCTGATTGATGCGGATCGGCAGTGGTTTAAAGCCCGCGTCGGCCTCCAGGACACCCAGACCCCTCTTGGCAATTCCATCTGTGCCGTGACCATCCAGCAGCCCGGCACCCTGGTCATTCCAGATGCGCAGCTCGATCCGCGGATTCGCCTGTACGACGCGGTCACTGGTGAGCCTCATGTCCGCTTTTACGCCGGTTCTCCTCTCATCACCCCGGACGGGCACAAGTTGGGCACCTTGTGCGTGCTCGACCGCCAGCCCCGAACCTTCACGGCTGAGGATGAAGCGGACCTAGAGGATTTTGCCGCACTGGTCATGGACGAATTCAGCCTGCGCCGCGCTGTGAACGAGCTCAGTCACCTGGCCCTCAACGACCCATTGACGGGGTTGCCCAACCGTATGCATCAGCGCCAACACTTATCGCAGGCCATGCGCCGTGCGGAGCGGGCCGGGGAGCGGGTGGTGCTTGCACTGCTGGATCTCAACGGCTTCAAGGGCGTCAACGACACCCTGGGACACGCAGCAGGGGATGCCTTACTGGTGCAGGTGGGTCAGCGCCTGCGCGACACCCTGGCGACCAGTGATCTGGTCGCGCGCCTGGGCGGGGATGAATTTACGGTGGTGTTGACCGACCTGCGTTCGCCGCGGGGTGCGGAAGTGGCGATGAAGCGGGTTCAACAGGCGTTCACTGTACCCTTTGTGGTGGCGGGTCAGTCGGTTGATGTGAACTGGAGTATTGGCATGGCGGTGTTTCCGGATGACACGGTGGAACAAGAGCAATTGTTGCGGTTGGCCGATCAGGCGATGTACACGGCGAAACGGGCGCGGGATGGCCGTCCCCACTGGAACCGCCGCCCCACTCCGGTGTAG
- a CDS encoding PAS domain S-box protein, which yields MTVDLLLLMNPEDDLEALGPVLAQLPTPRPAVLIAHSFSDTGPLVERLSRDTAPPVQVAEHGTVFQPGQLYVSPAHHLLEVRPDFHCTVTLLQQKVTAERPLDWLLASLAAVYTSRVLAVVLGGAGRDGFVGLQALRGVGGTVVVLKPDHDDPSAELPRLVMETGAADQLVARHELGQSLTEVLSGLNLAQAPDEAINDQSKASSSLDRSTEEKYRLLFDTMGQGYCELELIRDADGRAVDQRYLELNPAFERLFGIPAAEARGRKASEVFPSLEPGWHSIFDRVVKTGTPERIEYPVAALGRWFEVFAYPAGGDRLSVLYEDVTERKQAEDALRESGERQAFLLELSDALRAEPDADTVTNRALELLAQHLHLDRCFIGVYYLDDDRGDFTHQVGNDRVPPVPSGVRLSDFPDALRVAFDSTLVVSDVARDENLSEIDRQNLGLGGLGMGALVAATLRKGEQHPLWAIVAISANARHWTPGEITLIEEVTERTWAATQRVQAETARRDSEARFRAVANLVPDLLWESEPDGVTTWYNQRWLDYTGQTFEQATGWGWTDAIHPDDREASARGYQAAVESGQSLRQEHRIRRRDGEYRWFVLQTSPLKNEGGQVTKIYGAATDIHDLRTMNVTLEAQVAERTRRLVDLNTELLARTRALEAFSHLTRDLALDTDRVALVHRAQKLVMTLLPRGFTAYFEPEGEVWRKKAQVGDPSHPALQALMEAGLPFETPGMAYPFKMGQPEYQNAYVPGTDAPAELVEHIHSTATLPVRLGGVPVGLFSVLQFELQVWSPANRAILETVVQHLNLALDRAEAVRQLTEEREALNSFAQFTELTASTSDVQVLAQHAADVLQQVLAVDSAVYFEQEGELWKARSVSGALTPEIQRQLEAGLPASTASLMMPVTRRESMFFDDWQPEAEGLPTFAPYRAVARYPLFPQNHPVGVLSMARADGSVWSAREKAVFQAIGNAFRLALERTAQVQQIDRQRARLADLNAELGTLITRTARHLEVPAQRLSHLLGVGAPVALESLKGLPPYDPVLLQEEITRLNAVAQDLRQLSVLEAQQLHNDLLPLGELFAEVRDQLPPSGRQPTWFLNPLPIVRGDRSLLRQALDVVMTFTLSPTRGTRYVTVSSQTVDGEVRVWVEDDGVGLTGEEAATLFDLTVRTDQQVPVLEGSGLMQVRRIMARHGGWAWAEQGSRVVLAFPQEEAMGQLDALFLDERPGL from the coding sequence GTGACTGTTGACCTCCTGCTGCTCATGAACCCGGAGGACGATCTGGAGGCCTTGGGGCCCGTCTTGGCCCAGTTGCCGACTCCACGGCCCGCGGTGCTCATCGCTCACTCCTTTTCAGACACTGGCCCCTTGGTGGAGCGTCTGAGCCGTGATACAGCACCGCCCGTGCAGGTAGCCGAGCACGGCACCGTGTTTCAGCCCGGCCAGCTCTACGTCAGCCCCGCGCACCACCTTCTAGAGGTGAGGCCTGACTTTCACTGCACGGTCACGTTGCTACAGCAGAAGGTGACTGCCGAGCGTCCGCTGGACTGGCTGTTGGCGTCGCTGGCCGCGGTCTACACGTCACGCGTGCTGGCTGTGGTTCTGGGTGGCGCGGGTCGTGACGGTTTCGTGGGTCTGCAGGCACTCCGGGGTGTGGGCGGGACCGTCGTGGTATTGAAGCCAGACCATGACGACCCCTCTGCTGAACTGCCGCGCCTGGTCATGGAGACCGGAGCCGCCGACCAGCTGGTGGCCCGACACGAACTCGGTCAATCGCTGACCGAGGTGTTGAGTGGATTGAACCTTGCGCAGGCACCCGATGAAGCCATCAACGACCAATCGAAGGCTTCGTCCTCCCTGGACCGCTCGACAGAGGAGAAGTACCGCCTCCTCTTCGACACCATGGGCCAGGGCTACTGTGAGCTGGAACTCATCCGGGATGCAGACGGCCGAGCCGTCGACCAACGGTACCTGGAACTAAATCCGGCCTTCGAGCGTCTGTTCGGCATCCCTGCCGCCGAAGCCAGGGGACGCAAGGCGAGCGAGGTTTTTCCCTCCCTCGAACCGGGCTGGCACAGCATCTTCGACCGGGTCGTCAAGACGGGAACACCGGAGCGCATCGAGTACCCGGTAGCCGCTCTGGGCCGGTGGTTCGAGGTGTTTGCCTATCCGGCCGGCGGGGATCGTCTGAGCGTCCTGTACGAGGATGTCACCGAGCGCAAGCAGGCCGAGGACGCTCTCCGGGAGAGCGGCGAGAGGCAGGCGTTCCTGTTGGAGCTGAGTGACGCCCTGAGGGCGGAACCCGACGCTGACACCGTCACCAACCGTGCCCTAGAGTTGCTGGCCCAACACCTACACCTGGATCGCTGCTTCATCGGCGTGTATTACCTTGACGATGACCGGGGTGACTTCACCCACCAGGTCGGCAACGACCGGGTGCCGCCGGTGCCGAGCGGGGTGCGCCTGTCTGACTTTCCAGACGCTCTTCGCGTCGCGTTCGACTCGACGCTAGTGGTGAGCGATGTCGCGCGGGACGAAAACCTGTCCGAGATAGACCGGCAGAATCTCGGGCTCGGGGGACTCGGCATGGGCGCGCTCGTCGCCGCGACCCTGCGCAAGGGTGAGCAGCATCCGCTGTGGGCCATCGTCGCCATCTCCGCGAACGCCCGGCACTGGACCCCTGGGGAAATCACGTTGATTGAGGAGGTGACCGAGCGCACCTGGGCGGCTACCCAGCGTGTTCAGGCCGAGACCGCGCGGCGCGACTCCGAAGCGCGCTTCCGGGCGGTGGCCAATCTGGTACCCGACCTGCTGTGGGAGAGCGAACCGGACGGTGTGACGACTTGGTACAACCAGCGCTGGTTGGACTACACCGGCCAGACGTTCGAGCAGGCCACGGGCTGGGGCTGGACGGACGCCATCCACCCGGACGACCGGGAAGCCTCCGCTCGCGGCTACCAGGCGGCAGTAGAGTCGGGTCAATCTCTGCGTCAGGAACACCGCATCCGGCGGCGTGATGGTGAGTACCGCTGGTTTGTTCTGCAGACTTCTCCACTGAAGAATGAGGGTGGGCAGGTCACGAAGATTTACGGCGCAGCCACCGACATTCATGACTTGCGCACGATGAACGTGACCCTGGAAGCCCAGGTGGCCGAGCGCACCCGCCGCCTCGTCGACCTGAATACCGAACTCCTGGCCCGCACCCGCGCACTGGAAGCCTTCTCGCACCTCACCCGAGACCTGGCGCTGGACACCGACCGCGTTGCGCTCGTCCACCGGGCTCAGAAACTCGTCATGACGCTGCTGCCGCGGGGCTTTACGGCCTATTTCGAGCCGGAAGGTGAGGTCTGGCGCAAGAAAGCGCAGGTCGGTGATCCGAGTCACCCGGCGTTGCAGGCGCTCATGGAGGCGGGCCTTCCGTTTGAGACGCCCGGCATGGCCTACCCGTTCAAGATGGGGCAGCCCGAATACCAGAACGCGTATGTGCCCGGTACCGATGCGCCCGCTGAACTTGTCGAGCACATCCACTCCACGGCGACGCTGCCGGTGCGACTGGGCGGCGTTCCGGTGGGCCTGTTTTCCGTGTTGCAGTTCGAGCTCCAAGTCTGGTCCCCCGCCAACCGGGCAATCCTGGAGACGGTCGTGCAGCACCTGAATCTGGCCCTGGATCGCGCTGAAGCAGTGCGCCAATTGACAGAAGAGCGCGAAGCCCTGAACAGCTTCGCCCAGTTCACGGAACTGACCGCCAGCACCAGTGACGTGCAGGTCCTTGCCCAGCACGCCGCGGATGTCCTGCAACAGGTGCTGGCGGTAGACAGCGCCGTGTACTTCGAGCAGGAAGGGGAGCTTTGGAAAGCCCGTTCCGTGTCTGGCGCCCTGACCCCCGAGATCCAGCGTCAACTGGAGGCCGGTCTCCCCGCCAGCACCGCCAGTCTGATGATGCCGGTGACCCGCCGTGAGTCTATGTTTTTTGACGATTGGCAGCCGGAAGCCGAAGGACTGCCGACGTTTGCGCCTTACCGAGCAGTCGCGCGGTATCCGCTGTTTCCCCAGAACCACCCAGTGGGCGTTCTGAGCATGGCCAGGGCAGATGGATCTGTCTGGTCAGCGCGCGAGAAAGCGGTCTTTCAGGCCATTGGCAACGCCTTCCGGCTCGCGCTGGAACGGACGGCACAGGTGCAACAGATTGACCGGCAGCGCGCACGCCTGGCAGACCTGAATGCAGAACTGGGCACCCTCATCACGCGCACCGCCCGCCATCTGGAGGTGCCCGCTCAGCGGCTCAGCCACCTGCTTGGTGTGGGAGCACCCGTGGCCTTAGAGTCACTGAAGGGACTTCCGCCTTACGATCCAGTCCTTCTTCAAGAGGAAATCACACGACTCAACGCCGTCGCGCAGGATTTGCGGCAACTGTCCGTGCTGGAAGCTCAGCAACTCCACAATGACTTGCTTCCGCTCGGTGAACTTTTTGCCGAAGTGCGGGATCAGCTGCCGCCCAGTGGTCGGCAGCCTACCTGGTTCCTCAATCCACTGCCCATCGTGCGTGGTGACCGATCCCTCCTGCGTCAGGCGCTGGACGTAGTCATGACCTTCACGCTGAGCCCAACGCGGGGTACCCGGTACGTGACCGTGAGCAGCCAGACGGTGGACGGGGAGGTGCGGGTCTGGGTCGAGGATGATGGGGTGGGCCTGACCGGTGAAGAGGCCGCGACCCTCTTTGATCTTACCGTCCGCACGGATCAGCAGGTGCCCGTGCTGGAAGGCAGTGGGCTGATGCAGGTGCGGCGGATCATGGCCCGACATGGCGGCTGGGCCTGGGCCGAACAGGGCAGCCGGGTCGTCCTGGCGTTTCCCCAGGAAGAGGCCATGGGCCAGCTCGACGCCCTGTTTCTGGATGAGCGACCAGGCCTCTAA
- a CDS encoding ATP-binding protein, translated as MPYEPMSSLQPDPSLTARLEFLEAQVQALQDAAAQASTLFRDAPEPAFLVNNQGRIVEANLQAAALLGTTPAFLQGRALAPLMATTHQGALKALFRRVFDGGGRQMTELQLLGPDGIPIDLRVAATLSSRGGEALYHLSALDVTAFKAAHQTLLDLAQKHEREIQQQTLRLRHLEGEFQEVMLASERELGTRLTRAQNFLNLLERQEHPDDRQRSLGHVALAVQQTQGLLESLRGYMRTRSMRARLRPVDLEQVLKEVRKDLAPLLSERGIVLSQMPLPTVQGDSQVLQLILHEYLTNALKFTRTRSPVRLRILVQETAHEHWIGVEDNGVGFNMRQKDKAFELFGRLHSAEHYEGTGLGLTVVRRLGERFGARAWGEGRVDHGATFWIAWPKDPVLE; from the coding sequence ATGCCGTACGAGCCCATGTCTTCTCTTCAGCCTGATCCTTCCCTGACGGCCCGGCTCGAATTCCTTGAAGCTCAGGTACAAGCCCTCCAAGACGCTGCAGCTCAGGCCAGCACCTTGTTCCGGGACGCTCCTGAGCCAGCGTTTCTCGTGAACAACCAGGGCCGCATTGTGGAAGCCAACCTCCAAGCGGCAGCACTCCTTGGGACGACTCCGGCATTTCTTCAGGGCCGTGCTCTGGCTCCGCTGATGGCGACAACACACCAGGGCGCCCTGAAGGCCCTGTTCAGACGCGTCTTCGACGGTGGGGGTCGGCAGATGACGGAACTGCAGCTCTTGGGCCCGGACGGCATACCGATAGACCTTAGGGTGGCTGCAACGCTTTCCAGCCGGGGTGGAGAGGCCCTCTATCATCTCAGTGCCCTTGATGTGACGGCGTTCAAGGCCGCCCATCAGACGCTGTTGGATCTCGCCCAGAAGCACGAGCGTGAGATTCAACAGCAGACCCTGAGGCTCCGGCATCTGGAAGGGGAATTTCAAGAGGTCATGCTGGCGTCTGAGCGTGAACTGGGCACCCGACTCACTCGGGCACAGAATTTCCTGAACCTCTTGGAACGGCAGGAGCATCCAGACGACCGCCAGCGGTCGCTGGGTCACGTGGCCCTGGCCGTCCAGCAGACTCAGGGCCTCCTGGAATCGCTTAGGGGGTACATGCGGACCCGATCCATGCGGGCTCGCCTGCGCCCCGTGGATCTGGAACAGGTGCTCAAAGAGGTTCGCAAAGATCTCGCGCCACTCCTGAGTGAGCGGGGCATTGTGCTCTCACAGATGCCGCTCCCGACTGTTCAGGGCGACAGTCAGGTGCTCCAACTCATTCTCCACGAGTACCTGACCAACGCGCTGAAGTTCACCCGGACCCGGTCACCGGTTCGCCTCCGCATTCTCGTTCAGGAGACCGCACACGAGCACTGGATCGGTGTCGAAGACAACGGGGTCGGCTTCAATATGCGGCAGAAAGACAAGGCATTCGAGCTCTTCGGCCGGTTGCACTCGGCAGAGCACTACGAGGGGACGGGTCTGGGACTGACCGTCGTGCGGCGTCTGGGCGAGCGGTTCGGTGCCCGGGCGTGGGGTGAGGGTAGGGTGGATCACGGCGCGACCTTTTGGATCGCTTGGCCGAAAGATCCCGTCTTGGAATAA